gatatgtaTAAAACTAGTGTATCAAACATACAGACGGATGTCCGTCTCCAATATATCCCTCATGGTATCTCTATTTAGGGACAATTCTGCTTTGCTGAGGGTGCTTATCTTCTCACCTTAGGTAGATAACCAAGCAATTTAGTAGCATGTTGTTTGAGGAGTTTCTGCCTTTCTTCCTCAATGATTTGATGGCGGATGGCATCCCTTCTTTGTTCCATTTCTCTTTCTGCGAGTTCACGCTCCTGTATAGCAAGAAGAAACCacatatcaaaaacaaaaacattaacttttaaaaaaaagttttaacagTGGATCTGCTAACACTAATGCACTTTATGTTGTAGACACACTTACATTTCAATTATATGAAATGTTTTCAGCCGTACAGTAATATAATTATTCCAAAATACCAGGTCTAGTTAAAAGATTCCCTACAGAAGATGATTACTCCCGCTTTAAAACACAAAGACCCTTTCTTACCTTGTCTGCCAGGAATTGCTGGCGTCGATCTTCGAGGAGTTTCTCCACAGCCCTGCGGTGTTCTAGTTGTTTCATTCGACGTTTTTGGGCATTCATCTGCTCAATGCGGTCATCCTCTGCAAACTTGGCCATCATCATCTGTCTAAAtgcctcctcctcttcctgctcAACCTTCTGCCGCAGTTGTTTGAAGGCTATTTGCTCATGGTAGGTCTTCTGCATCTCCAGGCGCTGACGGATTGTTTTCTCCatttgttgctttaaaaaaaataaaaagtatttcaaTATTGAATTTGTATAGTTTCTTATTCTTCTAACTAAACATCATCTGACAGGTCTATACTAATAAACCTTAACCACAAACAATTATGGTTGAAGACGCAGGAAGAAGAAGCAGTTCACCCTCAGACAGTAAGGTTTGTTGTGGGGTACTTACCATTTCCTTCTGTCTTTCAGCTTCTTCTTGTTCTTCCAGGTAAAGCTCTTCTCTGACCCGATCCATTTCATCACGCTGCTGCTGCTCTTTTGCCATGTTCTCTGCGAGCTGAGATTCAAGATATTCATCATCAGTTATTACTGCATGGGGTAGATACAGTTTTAGCAGGTGCATGGTATTTTTTATGAGCATATTAAATCCTCATTTTCtaaccaggaaaaaaaagctgaatttactACTACAAGTGGATTTAAAAACTCAACTCACTCCCAGCAACAATATTAAAAGGGATTAAGGTAATAAAGTATTCAATCTAAGTATAAGAGCCATTAACTTCATTTTGGACATTTCCATaattataaaacactcaatagtgctagtttattttagcatttctttAATTTTAGAAAAGAgggttagaaaaacaaaacaaaaaaaactaacacaATTAGTCTTCTAAAATAGTCAAAGTAGTTAAAATGTGTACCTTGCTTTGCAGGAATTGTtttgtctcttctctctctctgacttTGGCCATTCTATCTTCTTCCCTACGTTGCTGAAAACTGGCAAACTCCCTGATCTGTCTATTCTCCTCTTCCATTCTTTCACGCTCCAGACGCCTCCATTCTGCCTCCTGTTTCTTGAATTCTTCTATATACCTCTGAGTGGCTGTCATCTTCTCTAGCTTTAATTGTCTTTCCCTGCAAAGTAAAGAGAGTTAGGAGATGAAATTAGTAATTCCACATTTACAGTACATAATATAAGTGTACCTCCATTATTATTCGTATTGGGATCATATTTGGGggttaaaataactttttaacaGCTAAATACAATCAACTGAATgattataataaattaatcatcTCATAAGAAAAACATGAAGCAAAATCTAGATTTATGAAAGGGGAAAGGGCGCAACAATTGTACCTAGTTTAATTAGTCTTTTTTGGTATATTAGCCACATAATATTCTCAAGGAATTGTTGAACAAATATATGGCTATTAGTGTACTTTATATTAACTTATTGTTAAACCCCCccttcaaccaaaaaaaaaaaaaaaaacacagtgtaacTTACGTTTGATCTTCGTCATAAATTTTCCTAACAATTTCATCAATCATCAGCTTCTCTTTCAAAAACTCTTCGTAAGCTTCTtgtttcttcctctccttctcctcAAGCTGCTGCTCCAGTTCCTGCTGATAGCGGACAGTCTCCTCATAGTGTCTCATCTCTTGCTTCTCCACCTCTTCTGAGGCTCTTTCATGCTCAAGCTTCATCTTGTGGGCAATTTCCGACTCTgatttctgaaaaataaacaggGCTTTCATTTAAAACACCTTTGAGAGCTTTAATCACAATTGTTATATTTTGGAAGCGGTCTTCAAGCAGAACTAAATGTGGAACAAACCACCAATTGGTAGTTTAATGTAGTGATTAGATCATTTCTTAACTGAATATTGCTGTAAAAATACTGGTACAACTGTTTTGAATCTGATTATTTTCACGTGTCCCAAATAGCCACTTACCAAATTAATTTGTAAACTAAATAGCTACAGTAAACATTTACACAAAAGCTTTTTGGCTGTTTTGTCCCAACATCTATTCTGAGGCATTGTTTAAGATACTTTGTGAGCGATTTGTAATGCACCAGGATATGTGCATGAAATGCACAAATGTGTATAAACTTACCATTTTCTCATATCTCAAAACCTCTTTCTCAGCAATCTGTGCTGCTCGCTCTCTGTTCAGATAAGCAGATTTCAGTTTGCCTTCCAATTCACGCAGTTCTATgctgtaaaaaaacatttaaatgctttAGATTCTTAAAAGCTAAAGGACAAAATTActacatttgtaaaataaataaataaataaataaataaataaataaaaatcctaaaataAATCAGTACACTAACATCATTATTAAAACCATAAAACTTATCAAGCAttgaattacaattaaaaaaatcccTCCCAGTACCTTCTTAAATACTGCACTTACTCTTTATTCCTATGTATATTatatcatattttttatttgtcttatttaaaaaaaaacacagttatgGAACTACATATGGTAATATCGACATATACAATGTAAAGTCAAGCCAAATTGCTTCAATGCCACTTTTACTAAAATATGTTGGATTCCTGTACTGAGTAGTACATAGCAAtaacttgtaaaataaattaaattaaattaaattaaattaaattaaattaaattaaattaaacaacgTATTCTTATTTATCCCTTCTTAAGTATTTCTTTAAATACCTGTTCTCCCGCACTTGTTGTCTCATTTTTTCATCCTTCAGTTTTTCATAGCTTATCCTTGCCAGTTCTGTGGCCATTCTCTCTTCTTGCTCAAGCtgcttttcttttagtattcGGTCTTGCTCAGCCTAATTGAAACAGTAATAGTACATTGACACTGTTTAGGTAATAACTTTGCTCAATTGTGGCAATCCAACTATACCTACCTAACTCATTAAAACTGCGATGccctatttataataaaaaaagtgtagcaattattattattattattattattattattattattattattattaataccttATGAAGTGCTTCCTCTATTAGTGTCTCTCGCTGTTCCTCTTGGACCCTTCTAACGTATCGTTTCTTTTCAAGACGATCCTCACTCGTCAGGTTGGCCTCGAACAATCTCTCCTTGGCAACTTGTTTAATCTGGTCCTCACGAAGGATCTCCTTTCGCCTTTCCTCGGTAATCATCTTCTTTTGCTGATTGAGGGTCAAGTTACGTCGTACACTCATTGAAGCCTGAAAATATAAGAAATTATGTAGACATAATTAAAGCTAATGTTGCTATAttaatttccaaaaaaaaaatttaaaatagacCTCCCATGTCATTTCATAGTTAAAAACAAGATGCACGAGCAAAGTGTCTCTTTTGTGATGGTGTGGAGTGATCTCGTGTAGTTTCTGAGCAGAAATAGTGCAATATAATTTCAAATGAGTATGCTTTATTTtaggtataaataaataaataaataaataaaataaataaaataaataaattttggcACAAACAAACGCTGGGGACTGACCGGCTTGTCAGAGAATAATTACTAAACAATGAATTCAAGTTTTAAGTAGATCGTCTGCTATGTGTCAATCACGgcttatattgtattatattactaTATTTGGGTTTAGATAGTCTGTGTCAGTGACAGGCTGCCATGCTCGATAtacacacaaagtaaaaaaaaaaaactaacattcaGACTAtcagatttttcttttgtaaatactGTACCCAGCTGATtttggtctttaaaaaaaaaacctaaccctaacaatTCCACTAAAACATGTCAATACGATTAAGTTATTTAACATAATGCAACAAAAATCCTGTAACGCGTACACTTTCAATAACAAAAAAGTCACGCTGTACTACTACTAGTCCGTACACAAAAACGAACAGACAGCCGACCCTCATTATAACACTAAAGCTAaattattgtgtgtattttttttttttaatttaccattATCGTTGCAAAGTAAAATAACGAATGTATCCAAACCcgttacaataaaaacacaattttagaTTGCTTCCCCTTCAGACTCCCAATAACTCCTTATTCGTCTGGTTTTTCTATGATCGTTTGTCAGTGTTGTCCGGGTAACCTGGCGCCTTTACACATCCTAATAACCTTTCTTCTGGTTGGTTACGTACCCTGAACGCTCCCGGTCACTTAGCAACAGCGTAAATAATCCTTGCAGCCCAGTGTTTGATGTCATTGCAAATAGGAACCTCGAGAAAGTTGTTTTTAGCTCACTAATTCTTTGTCCTTGTCTAAATATTGCCTACACTGTTTGTTTTGACAAAGTAATTCAAACAACCACTTGTGTACCAGGAAAGTTAACATGCAAAGCAAACACCTTTGCAATGCCATAGTGCCAGTTTATTACCCTGAAGAAAGCTGTCAAAACCATTGTCAGGTACAGTAGTGCATTGGCACTGCTATAATACCGTGTTACTGCCATGGGTAATAATACATGTCCTAGGTTATATCAAAATACCTCTGTGATGCTGTTTTATCAATGCCTCATGCCATTGACCCCTAGTACAGAGCCATTACCATTAGAATTCTATGGCAAGGGCATGCTTTATGTGTGTTATATTGAATGCATCTTGTCCTTCATACAAAATACAATGTACATGCTATTACAGCATGCTGCTTGTCTTAGCAATGAACCATTGTGCTGATACTGAAAAGTTACTCCTGTTTACATTGGAAGTGACAAAGTGTCCATTCCCCTGTGTACAAAGACACTGGAACCACCATGGTCTAGCCATGCAGA
The DNA window shown above is from Acipenser ruthenus chromosome 24, fAciRut3.2 maternal haplotype, whole genome shotgun sequence and carries:
- the LOC117429921 gene encoding meiosis-specific nuclear structural protein 1-like isoform X1 — encoded protein: MASMSVRRNLTLNQQKKMITEERRKEILREDQIKQVAKERLFEANLTSEDRLEKKRYVRRVQEEQRETLIEEALHKAEQDRILKEKQLEQEERMATELARISYEKLKDEKMRQQVRENSIELRELEGKLKSAYLNRERAAQIAEKEVLRYEKMKSESEIAHKMKLEHERASEEVEKQEMRHYEETVRYQQELEQQLEEKERKKQEAYEEFLKEKLMIDEIVRKIYDEDQTERQLKLEKMTATQRYIEEFKKQEAEWRRLERERMEEENRQIREFASFQQRREEDRMAKVREREETKQFLQSKLAENMAKEQQQRDEMDRVREELYLEEQEEAERQKEMQQMEKTIRQRLEMQKTYHEQIAFKQLRQKVEQEEEEAFRQMMMAKFAEDDRIEQMNAQKRRMKQLEHRRAVEKLLEDRRQQFLADKERELAEREMEQRRDAIRHQIIEEERQKLLKQHATKLLGYLPKGIFKGDEDLNLFDEDFRMNFQKSNVDFSDDGWDYK
- the LOC117429921 gene encoding meiosis-specific nuclear structural protein 1-like isoform X2, translating into MSVRRNLTLNQQKKMITEERRKEILREDQIKQVAKERLFEANLTSEDRLEKKRYVRRVQEEQRETLIEEALHKAEQDRILKEKQLEQEERMATELARISYEKLKDEKMRQQVRENSIELRELEGKLKSAYLNRERAAQIAEKEVLRYEKMKSESEIAHKMKLEHERASEEVEKQEMRHYEETVRYQQELEQQLEEKERKKQEAYEEFLKEKLMIDEIVRKIYDEDQTERQLKLEKMTATQRYIEEFKKQEAEWRRLERERMEEENRQIREFASFQQRREEDRMAKVREREETKQFLQSKLAENMAKEQQQRDEMDRVREELYLEEQEEAERQKEMQQMEKTIRQRLEMQKTYHEQIAFKQLRQKVEQEEEEAFRQMMMAKFAEDDRIEQMNAQKRRMKQLEHRRAVEKLLEDRRQQFLADKERELAEREMEQRRDAIRHQIIEEERQKLLKQHATKLLGYLPKGIFKGDEDLNLFDEDFRMNFQKSNVDFSDDGWDYK